A portion of the Fulvia fulva chromosome 1, complete sequence genome contains these proteins:
- a CDS encoding Tyrosine--tRNA ligase, mitochondrial → MSRTILNRLNASRPYICAECTARLTPHRLRRYASLPMAAPKRGVLKLLEQRGYVNQIAGDRNALEGLLDTRQVGFYAGIDPTAPSLHLGHLLPLMVLFWLYQHGHHTVSLVGGATAKVGDPSGRLTSRAKTAEAVTESNLQAMHAQVAQLWQNAIQYGIRHGQGGEGVGRKELLNNAQWLDNLNILQFLKLMGNGMRVGTMLGRDTVRNKMEKGDGMSFSEFTYPLLQAWDWWQMYQDRGVQIQIGGSDQYGNIIAGIDAVKYISQQNEQTPANEHLRQERSPMGLTVPLLATSSGEKFGKSAGNAVWLDRNLTSPFDLYGFLLRSTDDDVERYLNLFTFVTNDQIAAIMIEHRADPGKRIAQHLLASEVLELVHGPEEAIRTREEHETMRRPTVASLMNQNAGNTDTQQAAAANQHIALPKSLVLDAPFSRILYHAGLVATKSEGARAISKGGAYVATYTQGTESELNFVPIKDQRPADIASLSIDGILILRLGKWKVRVIKVLDDK, encoded by the exons ATGTCACGCACCATCCTCAACCGTCTGAATGCGAGCAGACCGTACATATGCGCCGAATGTACGGCTCGACTGACACCGCATCGACTGCGACGATATGCATCACTACCAATGGCAGCACCTAAACGAGGTGTCTTGAAGCTCCTCGAGCAGCGAGGATATGTCAATCAGATCGCTGG TGATCGCAACGCCCTCGAAGGCCTCCTCGATACAAGACAAGTCGGCTTCTATGCAGGCATCGACCCCACCGCGCCATCGCTCCATCTTGGCCATCTTCTCCCGCTCATGGTCCTCTTCTGGCTCTACCAGCATGGCCACCATACTGTCAGTCTTGTGGGAGGCGCGACGGCGAAGGTGGGCGACCCCAGTGGCAGACTCACGTCGCGGGCGAAGACTGCAGAGGCTGTGACCGAGTCAAATCTTCAGGCTATGCATGCTCAGGTCGCGCAGCTTTGGCAAAATGCCATACAATATGGGATCAGACATGGGCAAGGCGGAGAAGGCGTGGGCAGGAAGGAGTTATTGAACAACGCGCAGTGGCTGGACAATCTGAATATACTCCAGTTCTTGAAGCTGATGGGCAATGGCATGAGGGTGGGTACCATGCTGGGTCGAGATAC TGTACGAAACAAGATGGAAAAGGGCGACGGCATGTCCTTCTCAGAGTTCACGTACCCACTACTGCAGGCCTGGGATTGGTGGCAGATGTATCAAGATCGAGGAGTGCAGATCCAAATTGGAGGTAGCGACCAGTATGGGAACATCATCGCTGGTATCGACGCCGTAAAGTACATCAGTCAACAAAACGAGCAAACTCCAGCCAACGAGCATCTGCGGCAGGAGAGATCGCCAATGGGTCTCACGGTACCTCTACTGGCTACGTCGAGCGGTGAGAAGTTTGGAAAGAGCGCTGGCAATGCGGTATGGCTTGATCGCAACCTGACGTCGCCGTTCGATCTATATGGA TTCCTGCTACGCTCCACCGATGATGACGTTGAGCGATACCTGAATCTATTCACTTTCGTGACGAATGACCAGATTGCAGCTATCATGATCGAACACAGGGCAGATCCAGGGAAGCGGATAGCTCAGCATCTGTTGGCAAGCGAAGTGCTGGAGCTTGTCCATGGTCCCGAAGAAGCCATAAGAACACGAGAAGAGCATGAAACCATGCGACGGCCGACTGTAGCCTCCCTCATGAACCAGAATGCCGGCAACACGGACACCCAGCAAGCTGCGGCCGCGAATCAGCACATAGCGTTACCGAAATCCCTCGTACTGGATGCACCCTTTTCTCGCATCCTGTACCACGCTGGGTTGGTAGCAACCAAATCCGAAGGAGCTCGTGCTATCTCGAAAGGCGGCGCCTACGTTGCCACTTATACTCAAGGCACAGAAAGCGAGCTCAACTTTGTGCCTATTAAAGACCAGCGTCCTGCCGACATTGCCAGCCTTTCAATAGACGGCATTCTGATCTTGCGCCTGGGCAAGTGGAAGGTTCGTGTGATCAAGGTCCTGGATGATAAGTAG